CTGTCCATCAAGATACCATAAGGAGGAAGAAAACACAAGCCCCAAACTGGGAGAAATTATCTGTAGTATGTATACATCTGACAAAGGATTAGCATACAGAAAATATAGTTCGACcataaatcagtaagaaaattACCCCCCAAAACatagaaaatggataaaaaatttaaataagacaTTTCATAGAAGATTAAACAGGAGGAGCCCCTTAATCATGTGAAAAGATTCTCATCCTCATTAGTAGTAGGTAAATGCACAAAACATTAGGAAGTAGAACAACAGCAAGGGGTGGTGAGGTTGTGGGGTAACAGCAGTTGTGAACTAGTACGGCCACACTACTGTTTTGGTGTGTGCCCTGGAGAATCTCTGCACAAGTAGATGAGAACACATGAATGCAAGAATGCAGTACGGTTTGAAAtagcaaaaaaatgaaactgaaagtcactcagtcgtgtccaactctttgcaaccccatggactgtagcctgccaggctcctctgtccatggaattctccaggccagaatactggagtgggtaaccgttcccttctccaggggatcgtcccaacccagcgGTCAAACCCAAGTTGAACCCAGTGTGATTGaaccctcattgcaggcggattctttaccatctgagctaccagagcagcaaaaaaaaaaaagttgattctcaaatgtccatcaacactagaatggataaatatattTGAGACACTAGAGTCATATGAGGGAATACTGCATAGTAATGAAAAGAACTCAGTTAACATGTACAAAATGCATGAATCTCAAAGTATGTTGTTAAACAAGAGAAGCAAGTCACAGAATACATACACTACCATTACATTTATACGAAGTTGGAAAGtagcacaaacaaaaacaatatctTACATAAGGCCACACAGATAAATATGTGGTAAAACTATACAGAGAAATAAGGGAATAATTACAGGATGGAGTGAGAGTGGGCACATGTGAGATGAATGATGTCAGGGAGAAACACAGGAACTGGTACTGTACTATTTGCTCTCCTTTTGGTAGATTTGCAGATTTTCATTTTACTATAGTTCTTTAAATACTACATATATGTAGTATACAGTCTTTTGTATGCATGTCACATTAAAACGGGTTGAGCGCAGAAGACAGTGGAAAAGAGTGGCTAAGATGTGGAAATCATATATATCATTTGCAGGACCAATGTGAACAAAACCAAATGTTACAGTACACAAATGGTTATTTCAGACCTGGGGTAAAATCTCCAGTGTCTTCATCATAAATGGATTCAAAAGGTCTGTAATGAAAGTGGTGTACTCTAGAAAACTGTTTGAGAAGTCAAAAAGCAGCCCTGGTGATGACAAAGAGAGTGATAATGAAGATGCATGAAACtcttcaaaagaatttttttccattagatCACAGTGAAAGTAAGTACCTTTAAATTAACATGATTTTACATGTGACTTTAAGTATGTATGATTCATTAATCTACACATTAAAATAAGGCAAGTAGACATGtatttcttctacatttataAAACTATATGTATATTCGAGTTGGacaaaaaagttttctttcaatCGTCCTATTGGGATTACCGTGTTATATTTGGTTCACATGGTTACCTAGGTGTCAGATTGGAAACAGTTTTACCTGGAATGAATTTTTGCCATTTCTGATCCACATTGTACTTCACACAGTGATTTCCTGAAGGAAATATAATGATCTGTTCATCGAAGAAGAAGACATTGTTGGACACGTGGGGTCGAAGACCAAAAACATGCAGCGACTGAGCTACCACAGTGGACATTGTCCGGGTAGTTCCGCTAAAGATGCAACGCAGCTGGTGAGCAAGGAGAAACGCGAAACCCCGCCCACCCTGCCGCACCCTCCCCGCGACACGCCCGTGGGTCCGCCCCCGAACTgctcctctgccccctccccttaTCAAACTCGTCCGGTGCCCCAGACCCAGCTCCTGCGTCTGCTCGTTTCTTTCGCCCTCGCGGCTTCCTGCTCCTCTGGACGACCCCCAGGGATCTCTCCCACCTGTAAGCTTCTGCTCTCTGGATCACCAGACCACGCGTGTGCCCCTACGAATCCGAAGCAACCCAGCACTCACCGACGCCGGAGCGGTTCCTGTAGCAACGGCAAGCCGGAAGTATGTAAGCACCCGGAAGCGGAAGTCTTTTGCTCAGAGAGCTCAGGAGCTGCTGTTTGCTCCGGTGCGGTTCGAGTCCACGTGGGTCCGCGGCAGGAGGGCAGGGGGCTGCAAACCGGCCGCGGCGAGGGGCGCCCTTTTCCAGGCGCGGGCGTCTCGGGCTACTCCGCTTCCTCCGGTGGGTGTGGACTCGCGCGTGGTGAGATGGACACCCCCCCGCTCTCAGGTTCGGACTCCGATTCTGATGACGCTCTTGTCACAGACAGAGAGGTAGGTATCATCCGAGCTCGCGGGGCTGCGCGAGGGAGAGGGCTCCTCACTCTCCCGTTCTCACCGCGGAACGTGCCTTGTAGTTGCAGGAGGCGTTTTCCCGAGGGCTTCTAAAGCCAGGCCTCAACGTGGTGCTAGAGGGGCCGAAGAAGGCCGTGAATGACGTGGTGAGTTCGGGGGCCCGGTCGGAGGATGCTAGACTTGGGATGCGCGCGAGGCTCTGTTGTGCTCCAGAGACTGCGTTCTAGTTCCAGGAAAGACATCCTGCGCATTGCCAAGAGGGTCAACTACCTGTCGGGGTCTTGGAGGTTGGCACTTCGTTTGTTGGCCTGTTACCTTTTTGTGAGCTTGGTGTCTGAATTTCCTAGAATGGCCTGAAGCAGTGTTTGGCTGAATTCAAGCGGGATCTGGAATGGGTTGAAAGGCTTGATGTGACCCTGGGTCCGGTACCAGAAATCAGTGGACCTCAGTCAACATCTCAGAACCAGGATCCGAAAGCTGTTGATCCAGAAGATGACTTTAAGCGTGAGATGAGCTTGTATGTATGTTTTCTAGTGTGTGAAAGGTTGTGGGTCCCTGTGCTAGAGAGTGGGGAGAGGGTGGAAGCCGTGAGCTTGTGTTCCTCCGAGGTGTCCTAAGCCTGGGAGTAAGGAGGAAAGATTCTTTGGACTAAAGAGTAGGAGATGCTCCGTGGTTGAGAGAAAAACCCCGTGGTCCAGCAGTCACAATTTAAAGTCcagtttatttgcaaatattaagttttaaagttttttgtgCAGTTGATTATGAGAACAAAAAGTTTCTTATGCGGGATCCTtatatggacttttttttttagtgactaAATAAGAATGTGTAACTGGCATTTGTAAGTTAGTGAGCACTTCTGAAGTGGTCATTTTATTAAACTACTAATTCATTTTGAGCAATACTCCCCACCCCTTTTAAAAGATTTCTCCTAATGAGTTAATGAGATTTTATTAccatttttgtttgtgtgtgtgttcttgctGGTGGAGGTCAGGTGTTGTGGGCTCTTCAGACCTTGGATACCTTATGAGAGGCAGTGAGAAGGATGTAAGGCCTCTCTGCCTTAGCTTATTTCACACTTTGTCCTACATCCTCAGCTACCGTCAAGCCCAGGCAGCAGTGCTTGCAGTATTGCCCCGCCTCCATCAGCTCAAAGTGCCTACCAAGCGGCCTACGGATTACTTTGCAGAGATGGCCAAGTCTGATCAGCAGATGCAGAAGGTAAGAAATGGAAAAGGTTTTCTGTGGAAGACTGAGGCTTTGTACTTAAGTCTATATAGCTGGCTTGTCTCCCTTAATGTTCAAACAAACAAAGGCATAAGCCCATTAATAGGGAGCCAGTTGTCAGAGGACGATTATTATCTCAGTTATCTATGTCAGATTCATGCTAATCAACACCAGCTGGACAAATGTAAGGTTGACTTTTTCCTAATATAAGCAGTTAAGGGAGGAACATAATGTAAGAAGTGTGGTCCCTAGGGTAAAGATGATCTTTATGCATCTCCTAGCTGGCATGGTCATGGTATGGTGTGTGGAAGAGACAACAGTTCTTTCCTGCCATTGCCGGGGCAGCATTATAACTTGCAGACAGTTacctttctctgagcctcaggttttcTCTGCTGTATAATGAAGGATTGATGTATGGCTCAGATTTGGCATAATTTACAGTTAGCTAAGTTAAggctagttaaggctatggtttttccagtagtcatgtatggatgtgagagttggactgtaaagaaagctgagcaccgaattgatgcttttgaactgtggtgttggagaagactcttgagagtcccttggactgcaggaagatccaaccagtccatcctaaaggaaatcagtcctgaatattcattggaaggactgatgctaaagctgaaactccaatactttgcccacctgatgtgaagagctgactcattggaaaagaccctgatgctgggaaagattgaaggcaggaggagatggggacaacagaggatgagatggttggatggcatcaccaactcagtggacatgagttttagtaaactccgggagttggtgatggacagggaggcctggtgtgctgcagtccatgggttcgcaaagagttggacatgaatgagtgactgaactggacagTTAGGTAGAATTTGGTCCTTATTCAACTTTGGGAGGCAGAGAATTACCAACGTCTAATCTAAGATATACTTAAATAGTTCCCTTGGGTCTCAAGCTGGATTTTCTTGTCTCAGTGGTATTCAAGGAAGCTAATCTAGAGATGAACCCAGACCCATTTCTGCACATTCAAAGTCATAACTGTTCATTCTTTAACTGAAATGTGTATGTTTAATGCAAATAGCTAGGTACCTGCTATCAGTTTGAGTTTTTATAGTGCAgatggtctactggagaaggaggCTAAAGCTGTATACTGCTttcatcaccatctgcagatggTATGGATGGAGAGACGTTCGTCTTTTCTCCTGATTCAGTGGCAAGCAAGCTGTTTTGTTTAACAGAGCAAACAGCACACTGGGAATAAGAAGGTCGCCTTGATGTTGTGGTTCCAAGGCTGAGACTTTGGTGTCTTGGATAAAGGTGTTAGCCTTTGGGCCTTATTATCCTTGTGTGTGAAACACAGGGCTTGGAGTCGATGATTCCCAAGTTTCCTTTGAGCTCCACAGTGTGCAGAACTCCACAGTGTGTCTGCTCCCTGCTGCAGTGCACCCTAAGCAGCTTCCACGCCATTTTCAGTTAACATAAGCTGACAACATTTTGTGTTTCAGATTCGACAGAAACTGCAGGCTAAGCAGGCTGCCATGGAGAAGTCGGAAAAGGCTAAGCAGCTGCGAGCACttagaaaatatggaaagaagGTGGGAAGGACAACggacagggctggggtggggccgaGGGTGTTTGTCCGTAGATTGCCTGGTCTGAGTTGGTTCTGTGCCTGGTGTGTGTTCCGTTGTGTGTTTACTCCCTCATAGCAGCATGGGCTGCTAGTGTCCACAAACACAATCCCTCCTGGACACCTGTGAGTCACCAGAAGTAGTATGGTCATTACAAGCGAGTCAGGCACTTCTCTGGGCTGTACTTTGCACACCTGTACAGTGAAGAGCTGGGTCcagatcagtggtttccaaacCTGACCTCCCAGCACAGTCCGATGGGGGATAATTTTGTTTGACCAGggaacatttggcaatgtctgggggcatttttggttgtcacaccTTGGTGGGGAGTGTGCAGTTGGTGCTTGTGGGTGGAGAGCAGGGAGGCTTCTCAacatcctgcaatgcagaggacaggcCATGCTCCCCCCTGACAAAAAATGATCCTGTTCAAACTGTCCTAGTGTTGGGATAGAGAAACTCTGCGTTAGAGTTTAAGCATCTCTTTTTATCcttaaaggttttttttgtttgtttttgggaGAGATTGTTTTCTCTGTTGAGATTTTCATGCCTAGCAGCAGTGGTTCAGGTATTTAATCTGCCCAGTTATAATTAGGGAGAGAATTGGATGTTGACATAAACATGATTTGTG
This portion of the Cervus canadensis isolate Bull #8, Minnesota chromosome 2, ASM1932006v1, whole genome shotgun sequence genome encodes:
- the EBNA1BP2 gene encoding probable rRNA-processing protein EBP2 codes for the protein MDTPPLSGSDSDSDDALVTDRELQEAFSRGLLKPGLNVVLEGPKKAVNDVNGLKQCLAEFKRDLEWVERLDVTLGPVPEISGPQSTSQNQDPKAVDPEDDFKREMSFYRQAQAAVLAVLPRLHQLKVPTKRPTDYFAEMAKSDQQMQKIRQKLQAKQAAMEKSEKAKQLRALRKYGKKVQTEVLQKRQKEKSHMMSAIKKYQKGFSDKLDFLEGDQKPVARSTKEGAKGQQMRKGPNAKRRYKNQKFGYGGKKKGSKWNTRESYDDVSSFRAKTAHGRGLKRPGKKGSNKRPGKRTREKMKSRRH